One Candidatus Binataceae bacterium genomic region harbors:
- a CDS encoding RidA family protein, with amino-acid sequence MKSSVSSKGAPNPGGPYSQGVAAEGWVFCSGQLGIDSATGQLVAGGIEAETRRVLANLREVLEAAGLSLNDVVKTTVFLADLKEFEAMNRIYREHFKEPFPARSTVQVAALGRGARIEVEAIACRPR; translated from the coding sequence ATGAAAAGCTCGGTCTCATCCAAAGGCGCGCCCAATCCCGGTGGTCCCTATTCGCAGGGAGTCGCCGCTGAGGGCTGGGTATTCTGCTCGGGACAACTGGGCATCGATTCGGCCACCGGTCAGCTCGTGGCCGGGGGCATCGAAGCCGAAACCCGCCGGGTTCTGGCCAATCTGCGCGAGGTGCTGGAAGCGGCTGGCCTGTCGCTTAACGACGTGGTCAAAACCACGGTCTTTTTGGCGGATCTGAAAGAATTCGAAGCGATGAACCGGATCTACCGCGAGCACTTCAAGGAGCCGTTTCCAGCCCGCTCCACGGTGCAGGTGGCGGCGCTGGGACGCGGCGCGCGCATTGAGGTCGAAGCGATCGCATGCCGGCCGCGCTAG